The proteins below are encoded in one region of Pseudomonas sp. SCB32:
- the mazG gene encoding nucleoside triphosphate pyrophosphohydrolase — MYKLDDLLYLMARLRDPQNGCPWDLKQSYATIVPYTLEEAYEVADAIERGDFVHLREELGDLLFQVVYYAQLAREEGRFEFDAVVDGITRKLVRRHPHVFPDGDLYGEPDPAKLEEAAVKQRWEELKAEERAAKAAEPVQLSLLDDVPNALPALSRANKLQKRASQVGFDWADALPVVDKVREELDEVLEAMAGGDTEAQAEEVGDLLFVVVNLARKLKVDPETALRAANAKFERRFRYIETALRDQGRNLEGTSLEEMDELWGAAKRDEKNPLSCG, encoded by the coding sequence ATGTATAAGCTCGACGACCTGCTGTACCTGATGGCCCGTCTGCGCGACCCGCAGAACGGTTGCCCCTGGGACCTGAAGCAGAGCTACGCGACCATCGTTCCCTACACTCTCGAAGAAGCCTACGAGGTCGCCGACGCCATCGAGCGCGGTGACTTCGTCCACCTGCGCGAGGAGCTGGGCGACCTGCTGTTCCAGGTCGTCTACTACGCGCAGCTGGCGCGCGAGGAAGGGCGCTTCGAGTTCGACGCGGTGGTCGACGGTATTACCCGCAAGCTGGTCCGCCGGCACCCCCACGTATTCCCCGACGGTGACCTTTACGGCGAGCCGGACCCGGCGAAACTGGAGGAGGCGGCGGTCAAGCAGCGCTGGGAAGAGCTGAAAGCCGAGGAGCGCGCCGCCAAGGCTGCCGAGCCGGTCCAGCTGTCCCTGCTGGATGACGTGCCCAACGCACTGCCCGCCTTGAGCCGCGCCAACAAGTTGCAGAAGCGGGCCTCCCAGGTCGGCTTCGACTGGGCCGATGCCCTGCCGGTGGTGGACAAGGTCCGCGAGGAACTGGACGAGGTGCTCGAAGCCATGGCCGGTGGCGACACCGAGGCCCAGGCGGAAGAGGTGGGCGACCTGCTGTTCGTGGTGGTCAACCTGGCGCGCAAGCTCAAGGTCGACCCGGAAACCGCCCTGCGCGCGGCCAACGCCAAGTTCGAACGACGCTTCCGCTACATCGAGACAGCCCTGCGCGATCAGGGCCGCAACCTCGAAGGCACCAGCCTGGAAGAAATGGACGAGCTCTGGGGCGCGGCCAAGCGCGACGAGAAGAACCCGCTCAGCTGCGGATAA
- the relA gene encoding GTP diphosphokinase yields the protein MVQVRAHQPVNTDGSINLEAWLDHVQTLVPVLDRKVLLDACEFAREVESKAVRKADNSWADGTSSFQTGLEIAEILADLKLDQESLVAAVIYRGVREGKTSLEEVQQRFGAVVAKLIEGVLRMAAISTSLSPRQSLVLGTQAQIENLRKMLVAMVDDVRVALIKLAERTCAIRAVKNGDDEKRMRVAREVFDIYAPLAHRLGIGHIKWELEDLSFRYLEPDQYKQIAKLLHERRLDREQYIATVMQQLKDALAATGIKADLSGRAKHIYSIWRKMQRKGLDFSQIYDVRAVRVLVPEMRDCYTALGIVHTLWRHIPKEFDDYIANPKENGYRSLHTAVIGPEGKVLEVQIRTHAMHEEAELGVCAHWRYKGTDVKASSNHYEEKISWLRQVLEWHEELGDIGGLAEQLRVDIEPDRVYVFTPDGHAIDLPKGSTPLDFAYRVHTEVGHNCRGAKINGRIVPLNYSLQTGEQVEIITGKQSGPSRDWLNQNLGYVTTSRARAKIVHWFKLQARDQNVAAGKAMLERELGRLALPPVDFEKLAEKANYKTGEDLFAALGAGDLRLAHVVSYAQQLVEPERGSEQLELIPRKPSKIGHGKRGDIQIQGVGNLLTQMAGCCQPLPGDPIVGYITLGRGVTIHRQDCATALQLAGREPERIIQVSWGPVPVSTYPVDIIIRAYDRSGLLRDVSQVLLNERINVLAVNTRSDKEDNTAVMRLTIEIPGLDALGRLLARVSQLPNIIEARRDRAGGKDV from the coding sequence ATGGTACAGGTGAGAGCGCACCAGCCGGTCAATACCGACGGCAGCATCAACCTCGAGGCCTGGCTGGACCATGTCCAGACCCTGGTCCCGGTACTGGATCGCAAGGTCCTGCTGGACGCGTGCGAATTTGCCCGCGAGGTGGAAAGCAAGGCGGTCCGCAAGGCGGACAACTCCTGGGCGGACGGCACCTCCAGCTTCCAGACGGGCCTGGAGATCGCCGAGATCCTGGCGGACCTCAAGCTTGACCAGGAGTCCCTGGTCGCGGCGGTGATCTACCGTGGCGTGCGCGAGGGCAAGACCAGTCTGGAAGAGGTCCAGCAACGCTTCGGCGCGGTGGTCGCCAAGCTGATCGAAGGCGTGCTGCGCATGGCTGCGATCAGCACCAGCCTCAGTCCCCGGCAGTCCCTGGTGCTTGGCACCCAGGCGCAGATCGAGAACCTGCGCAAGATGCTGGTGGCCATGGTTGATGACGTCCGCGTCGCCTTGATCAAGCTGGCCGAGCGCACCTGCGCGATCCGCGCGGTGAAGAACGGCGACGATGAAAAACGCATGCGGGTCGCCCGCGAGGTGTTCGACATCTACGCGCCGCTGGCCCATCGCCTGGGCATCGGCCACATCAAATGGGAGCTGGAGGACCTGTCCTTCCGCTACCTGGAACCCGACCAGTACAAGCAGATCGCCAAGCTGCTGCACGAGCGCCGGCTGGACCGCGAGCAATACATCGCCACCGTGATGCAGCAGCTCAAGGACGCCCTGGCCGCCACCGGCATCAAGGCCGACCTCTCCGGGCGCGCCAAGCACATCTATTCCATCTGGCGGAAGATGCAGCGCAAGGGCCTGGATTTCAGCCAGATCTACGACGTGCGCGCCGTACGCGTGCTGGTACCGGAAATGCGCGACTGCTACACCGCGCTGGGTATCGTGCACACCCTCTGGCGGCACATCCCCAAGGAATTCGACGACTACATCGCCAACCCCAAGGAAAACGGCTATCGCTCGCTGCACACCGCAGTGATCGGCCCCGAAGGCAAGGTGCTGGAAGTGCAGATCCGCACCCACGCCATGCACGAAGAAGCCGAGCTGGGCGTATGTGCGCACTGGCGTTACAAGGGCACCGACGTCAAGGCCAGCTCCAACCACTACGAAGAGAAGATTTCCTGGCTACGCCAGGTACTCGAGTGGCACGAGGAACTGGGCGACATCGGCGGTCTCGCGGAACAGCTGCGGGTGGATATCGAGCCCGACCGGGTCTACGTCTTCACCCCGGATGGCCACGCCATCGACCTGCCCAAGGGCTCGACCCCGCTGGACTTCGCCTACCGCGTGCACACCGAGGTCGGCCACAACTGCCGTGGCGCCAAGATCAACGGCCGCATCGTGCCGCTGAACTACAGCCTGCAGACCGGCGAGCAGGTGGAAATCATCACCGGCAAGCAGAGCGGGCCGAGTCGTGACTGGCTAAACCAGAACCTGGGTTACGTCACCACCTCCAGGGCGCGGGCGAAGATCGTCCACTGGTTCAAGCTGCAGGCGCGCGACCAGAACGTCGCCGCCGGCAAGGCCATGCTCGAACGCGAACTGGGTCGCCTGGCGCTGCCGCCGGTGGACTTCGAGAAGCTCGCCGAGAAAGCCAACTACAAGACCGGCGAAGACCTCTTCGCCGCCCTGGGCGCCGGTGACCTGCGTCTGGCGCACGTGGTCAGCTACGCACAGCAGCTGGTGGAGCCGGAGCGCGGCAGCGAGCAGCTCGAGCTCATCCCGCGCAAGCCGAGCAAGATCGGCCACGGCAAGCGTGGCGACATCCAGATCCAGGGCGTCGGCAACCTGCTCACGCAGATGGCCGGCTGCTGCCAGCCGCTGCCGGGCGACCCGATCGTCGGCTACATCACCCTCGGCCGTGGCGTGACCATTCACCGCCAGGACTGCGCCACCGCGCTGCAACTGGCCGGTCGCGAGCCGGAGCGGATCATCCAGGTGAGCTGGGGCCCGGTGCCGGTCAGCACCTATCCGGTGGATATCATCATCCGCGCCTACGACCGCTCCGGCCTGCTGCGCGACGTCTCCCAGGTGCTGCTCAACGAGCGCATCAACGTGCTGGCGGTGAACACCCGCTCGGACAAGGAAGACAACACCGCCGTGATGCGCCTGACCATCGAGATCCCCGGACTCGATGCCCTGGGGCGCCTGCTGGCGCGGGTATCCCAGCTGCCCAACATCATCGAGGCGCGCCGCGACCGCGCGGGTGGCAAGGATGTATAA
- the rlmD gene encoding 23S rRNA (uracil(1939)-C(5))-methyltransferase RlmD, whose protein sequence is MAKQRSGLRFQPSGGARGPAVPVGKKQRLNIERLAHDGRGIAHADGRTWFVAGALPGEAVEARVLSARSQVVEARSERIFTSAENRRAEPCPVAGICGGCSLQHLPHADQLALKQRTLAEQLERFSGLIPEEWAAPLVGPEFGYRRRARLAVRWDVKAKRLEVGFRAAASQAIVAFDDCLVLVPELQTLARELPELLRGFSKPQALGHVELFQGTASALLLRHIEPLSDGDLARLLEFCSARDVQLWLQGDGEPTPYAGNADLGFRLDTWNLTLAYRPGDFVQVNAPVNEAMVAQALDWLKPAADERVLDLFCGLGNFALPLARQVREVVGVEGVQAMVDRAAANALANGLENTRFHQADLSKPLAGAPWAAEDFTAVLLDPPRDGAFEAAREMRSLGAERVLYVSCNPATLARDAGELARQGYRCKRAGILDMFPQTAHVEAMALFEAS, encoded by the coding sequence ATGGCCAAACAGAGATCCGGCCTGCGCTTCCAGCCTAGCGGCGGAGCGCGAGGCCCCGCGGTACCGGTGGGCAAGAAGCAGCGCCTGAACATCGAGCGCCTGGCCCACGACGGTCGCGGCATCGCCCATGCAGACGGTCGCACCTGGTTCGTCGCCGGCGCATTGCCGGGCGAAGCGGTGGAGGCCCGTGTGCTGTCTGCCCGCAGCCAGGTCGTGGAAGCCCGCAGCGAACGCATATTCACCTCGGCCGAGAACCGTCGCGCCGAGCCCTGCCCGGTGGCCGGCATTTGCGGTGGTTGCAGCCTGCAGCACCTGCCCCATGCCGACCAGCTGGCACTCAAGCAGCGCACCCTCGCTGAACAACTCGAACGCTTCTCCGGGCTGATTCCGGAAGAGTGGGCCGCACCGCTGGTCGGTCCGGAGTTCGGCTACCGTCGCCGCGCGCGCCTCGCCGTGCGCTGGGACGTCAAGGCCAAGCGCCTGGAAGTCGGCTTCCGTGCCGCCGCCAGCCAAGCCATCGTCGCCTTCGACGACTGCCTGGTGCTGGTGCCCGAACTGCAAACCCTCGCTCGCGAGCTGCCGGAATTGCTGCGCGGGTTTTCCAAACCGCAGGCACTGGGGCACGTCGAGCTGTTCCAGGGCACCGCCAGCGCGTTGCTGCTGCGGCATATCGAGCCCTTGTCCGATGGCGACCTGGCGCGACTGCTGGAATTCTGTTCGGCACGCGATGTGCAGCTGTGGTTGCAGGGCGACGGGGAACCGACGCCGTACGCCGGGAACGCCGACCTCGGCTTCCGGCTCGATACCTGGAACCTGACCCTGGCCTACCGTCCCGGCGATTTCGTTCAGGTGAATGCGCCGGTCAATGAGGCCATGGTCGCCCAGGCGCTGGACTGGCTGAAGCCGGCTGCCGATGAGCGTGTACTGGATCTGTTCTGCGGCCTGGGCAACTTCGCCCTGCCGCTGGCGCGCCAGGTTCGCGAAGTGGTCGGCGTGGAGGGCGTGCAGGCAATGGTCGACCGCGCCGCAGCCAATGCCCTGGCCAACGGCCTGGAAAATACTCGGTTCCACCAGGCGGACCTTTCGAAACCGCTTGCCGGCGCCCCCTGGGCGGCGGAGGATTTCACCGCTGTGCTGCTCGACCCTCCGCGCGACGGGGCCTTCGAAGCGGCACGGGAAATGCGTTCATTGGGCGCCGAGCGGGTACTTTATGTGTCCTGCAATCCGGCGACCCTGGCGCGCGATGCAGGCGAACTGGCCCGACAAGGGTATCGCTGCAAGCGCGCCGGCATCCTCGACATGTTCCCGCAGACGGCGCATGTGGAGGCCATGGCTTTGTTCGAGGCGAGCTAG
- the cysM gene encoding cysteine synthase CysM: protein MTVQYPTIADCVGNTPLVRLQRLPGNTSNTLLVKLEGNNPAGSVKDRPALSMITRAELRGDIKPGDTLIEATSGNTGIALAMAAAIKGYRMILIMPDNSTAERKAAMTAYGAELILVTQSQGMEGARDLADQMQREGKGKVLDQFANGDNPEAHYYSTGPEIWRQTGGEITHFVSAMGTTGTIMGVSRYLKEQNPKVQIVGLQPMEGSAIPGIRRWPEEYLPKIFDSTRVDRVVDMQQSEAEDVMRRLAREEGIFCGVSSGGAVAAMLRLSRELENATLVAIICDRGDRYLSSGVFDPH, encoded by the coding sequence ATGACCGTGCAGTATCCGACTATCGCCGATTGCGTCGGCAATACCCCGCTGGTGCGCCTGCAACGCCTGCCTGGGAATACTTCCAATACTCTGCTGGTGAAACTCGAGGGTAACAACCCCGCGGGTTCGGTGAAGGATCGCCCGGCGCTGTCGATGATCACCCGAGCCGAGCTGCGCGGCGACATCAAGCCCGGCGACACGCTGATCGAAGCCACCTCCGGCAATACCGGCATCGCCCTGGCGATGGCGGCGGCGATCAAGGGCTACCGCATGATCCTGATCATGCCGGACAACTCGACCGCCGAGCGCAAGGCCGCCATGACCGCCTACGGCGCCGAGCTGATCCTGGTGACCCAGTCGCAGGGCATGGAAGGCGCCCGCGACCTCGCCGACCAGATGCAGCGCGAAGGCAAGGGCAAGGTGCTCGACCAGTTCGCAAACGGTGACAATCCCGAGGCCCACTACTATTCCACCGGCCCGGAAATCTGGCGCCAGACCGGCGGTGAGATCACCCATTTCGTCAGCGCCATGGGCACTACCGGCACCATCATGGGCGTGTCGCGCTACCTCAAGGAACAGAATCCCAAGGTGCAGATCGTCGGTCTGCAACCGATGGAGGGCTCGGCCATCCCCGGCATCCGCCGCTGGCCGGAGGAGTATCTGCCGAAGATATTCGACTCGACCCGCGTTGACCGCGTGGTCGACATGCAGCAGAGCGAAGCCGAAGACGTGATGCGCCGCCTTGCCCGTGAAGAGGGCATCTTCTGCGGCGTGTCGTCCGGCGGTGCGGTGGCGGCCATGCTGCGCCTGTCGCGCGAACTGGAAAACGCGACCCTGGTGGCGATCATCTGCGACCGTGGCGACCGTTACCTGTCCTCGGGCGTGTTCGATCCCCACTGA
- a CDS encoding sensor histidine kinase — MAKVPGRHSLFWTLAVALVAFCLLLIWLSWSWGKQVERQSYYLSAEAREVLAGYAREAEQAWRSGGAVGVDAWLTRMRQREASWMTVVDARLQALGSAPLTLEEVAHLTFQRGLDWPASSRSVHLPYIGIPFPDEPAAGRLVLQLPARYLPSGFTLMHQSVTHGLVPAVLALLLCALLYRHLVRPLARLREHANALQADDLGSVAGPELSTRRDELGELGRALDHMAERLRSYVGFQRQLLRDLSHELRTPLSRLRVAGDSPISEAALRQRVEREVEVMQRLVADTLELAWLDTERPHLELEDIDLMPLWELLVEDACFEAGWAPERFLYELPAECRVRGHLNALARALENLLRNAIRHSPENGCVRLNGCREASDWHLWLEDDGPGVPSGDLERIFQPFTRLSAARSDEGFGLGLSIARSSVRMQGGELWADRGEAGLRVHLRLPAASGL, encoded by the coding sequence ATGGCTAAGGTACCCGGGCGTCATTCACTGTTCTGGACGCTGGCGGTCGCGCTGGTGGCGTTCTGCCTGTTGCTGATCTGGCTGTCCTGGTCGTGGGGCAAGCAGGTCGAGCGGCAGAGCTACTACCTGTCCGCCGAAGCCCGGGAAGTCCTCGCTGGATACGCCCGCGAGGCGGAGCAGGCATGGCGCTCCGGCGGCGCTGTCGGGGTTGATGCCTGGCTTACGCGGATGCGCCAGCGCGAAGCGAGCTGGATGACCGTGGTCGACGCCCGGTTGCAGGCGCTTGGCAGCGCGCCGCTGACGCTGGAAGAGGTCGCCCACCTGACCTTCCAGCGCGGCCTGGACTGGCCGGCGAGTTCGCGCTCGGTGCATTTGCCTTACATCGGCATCCCGTTCCCCGACGAGCCGGCTGCGGGCCGCCTGGTACTGCAATTGCCGGCGCGCTACCTGCCCAGCGGTTTCACGCTCATGCACCAGTCGGTGACCCACGGCCTGGTGCCGGCTGTGCTGGCGCTGCTGCTGTGTGCCTTGCTGTACCGGCACCTGGTGCGTCCGCTGGCTCGGCTGCGCGAGCACGCCAACGCCTTGCAGGCCGACGACCTGGGGTCAGTGGCTGGCCCCGAACTCAGTACCCGCCGCGACGAACTGGGCGAGCTGGGGCGCGCGCTGGACCACATGGCGGAGCGCCTGCGCAGCTACGTGGGCTTCCAGCGGCAATTGCTGCGCGACCTGTCCCATGAGCTGCGTACACCGCTCAGCCGCCTGCGCGTGGCGGGTGACAGCCCGATCAGCGAAGCGGCGCTGCGCCAGCGGGTGGAGCGCGAGGTGGAGGTGATGCAGCGCCTGGTCGCCGATACCCTGGAGCTGGCCTGGCTGGATACCGAGCGGCCGCACCTGGAGCTGGAGGACATCGACCTGATGCCGCTCTGGGAGCTGTTGGTGGAGGACGCCTGCTTCGAAGCCGGCTGGGCACCGGAGCGCTTCCTCTATGAGCTGCCGGCGGAGTGTCGTGTGCGAGGCCACCTCAACGCTCTGGCGCGCGCGCTGGAGAATCTGCTGCGCAACGCTATCCGCCACTCCCCTGAGAACGGCTGTGTCCGCTTGAATGGCTGTCGTGAGGCCTCGGACTGGCACCTCTGGCTTGAAGATGACGGCCCCGGCGTTCCGAGTGGCGATCTCGAACGTATCTTCCAGCCCTTCACCCGCTTGTCCGCCGCGCGCAGCGACGAAGGCTTCGGCCTGGGGCTGAGCATCGCCCGCAGCTCGGTACGCATGCAGGGCGGTGAACTCTGGGCGGATCGCGGTGAGGCGGGGCTGCGTGTGCACCTGCGCTTGCCCGCCGCGAGCGGCCTCTAA
- a CDS encoding response regulator transcription factor, producing the protein MNAFSSSGLRLLTIEDDPTLGAHLSAHLSERGFEVTWCRDGDAGLAEARGGDYDLVLMDILLPGIGGLDILRRLRREHSVPVILMSALGAEQDRIAGFSQGADDYLPKPFSLLELSVRVDAVLRRVALERGVQVPQGGGDGLQLDSEKADVSLDGRTAGLTATEFRLLETFLASEGETLSKAFLYQHVLHRAFTPHDRSLDMHVSHLRRKLQAIGYLRHQLHTVWGKGYVLRDGDG; encoded by the coding sequence ATGAACGCATTTTCCTCCTCGGGGCTGCGCCTGCTGACCATCGAGGACGATCCGACCCTGGGCGCGCACCTGTCTGCCCATTTGAGCGAGCGTGGCTTCGAGGTCACCTGGTGCCGGGACGGCGACGCCGGCCTGGCCGAGGCGCGTGGCGGCGATTACGACCTGGTGCTGATGGACATCCTGCTGCCGGGCATCGGTGGCTTGGACATCCTGCGCCGGCTGCGTCGCGAGCACTCGGTGCCGGTGATCCTGATGTCCGCCCTGGGCGCCGAGCAGGACCGCATCGCTGGCTTCTCCCAGGGCGCCGACGACTACCTGCCCAAGCCCTTCAGCCTGCTGGAGCTGAGCGTGCGGGTCGATGCCGTGCTGCGCCGCGTGGCGCTGGAGCGCGGCGTACAGGTGCCGCAGGGTGGTGGGGACGGTCTGCAACTGGACAGTGAGAAGGCCGACGTCAGTCTCGACGGTCGCACGGCAGGGTTGACGGCTACCGAGTTCCGACTGCTGGAGACCTTCCTCGCAAGTGAGGGGGAGACCCTGAGCAAGGCCTTCCTTTACCAGCACGTCCTGCACCGCGCCTTCACCCCTCACGACCGCTCCCTGGACATGCACGTCAGCCACCTGCGCCGAAAGCTGCAGGCCATCGGCTACCTGCGTCACCAACTGCACACGGTGTGGGGCAAGGGCTACGTGTTGCGTGACGGCGATGGCTAA
- a CDS encoding ATP-binding protein encodes MFKDLGIKGRVLLLTLLPTSLLALVLGGYFTWVQLSDMRAQLIERGQLIAEQLAPLSAPALAQNNTELLSRIAAEALDQPDVRAVTFLNAERERLVHAGPSILTPMPSGDGSRLSMSSNLDTTHFLLPVLGRHRSLSGEPDSDGAKLLGWVELELSHHGTLLRGYRSLFTSLLLIITGLVVTALLALRMSRAINAPLGQIAQGVAQLKEGRLETRLPALGSHELDELAGGINRMAEALQSAQEEMQHNIDQATEDVRQNLETIEIQNIELDLARKEALEASRIKSEFLANMSHEIRTPLNGILGFTNLLQKSELTSRQQDYLGTIHKSAESLLGIINEILDFSKIEAGKLVLENIPFNLRELIQDTLTILAPAAHEKQLELVSLIYRDTPLQLVGDPQRLKQVLTNLVSNAIKFTHEGSIAVRAMLEDESDDRAQLRISVQDTGVGLTDADLRALFQAFSQADNSLSRQAGGTGLGLVISKRLIEQMGGEIGVDSSSGEGSEFWISLNLPKARDDGDDLLPALSGGQRVALYEPHELTRTALHHQLEDCGLEVNEFADLAALERALAVDPQGKPPISLALLGVTSATHPPELLRQSIRELEQHGCKSLVLCPTIEQAHYNAVLPESQVQSKPACTRKLQQALNELLHLRPTRKDKIVNGMLERAPHLLCVDDNPANLLLVKTLLGDLGAQVVAVDSGQAAVDAVQRERFDLVFMDVQMPGMDGRQATDAIRHWEAEREVSPVPIIALTAHALANEKRALLQGGMDDYLTKPIDERQLAQVLLKWTGMRLGAPRTEPHGSDSGLSALSVLDATEGLRLAAGKAELAADMLGMLLASLSADRQVIRQARERNDRNTLLERIHRLHGATRYCGVPMLRAACQRAETLLKQNDPDAPSSLNELDNAMAELARVTEDLETEADAALPQDTP; translated from the coding sequence GTGTTCAAGGATCTCGGCATCAAGGGACGTGTCCTGCTGCTCACCCTGCTGCCCACCAGCCTGCTGGCGCTGGTATTGGGCGGCTATTTCACCTGGGTGCAGTTGTCGGACATGCGTGCCCAGCTGATCGAGCGCGGCCAGCTGATCGCCGAGCAACTGGCACCGCTGTCCGCCCCGGCGCTGGCGCAGAACAACACCGAGCTGCTGTCGCGCATCGCCGCAGAGGCGCTGGACCAGCCTGACGTCCGCGCCGTCACCTTCCTCAATGCCGAGCGGGAACGCCTGGTTCACGCCGGACCCAGCATTCTCACCCCCATGCCCAGCGGCGACGGTTCGCGCCTGAGCATGTCCAGCAACCTCGATACCACCCATTTCCTCCTCCCGGTGCTGGGCCGGCACCGCAGCCTGTCCGGCGAACCGGACAGCGACGGCGCGAAGCTGCTCGGCTGGGTCGAACTGGAGCTGTCGCACCACGGCACCCTCCTGCGCGGTTACCGCAGCCTGTTCACCAGCCTGCTGCTGATCATCACCGGCCTGGTCGTCACCGCCCTCCTCGCCCTGCGCATGAGCCGGGCGATCAACGCGCCGCTGGGACAGATCGCCCAGGGTGTGGCGCAGCTCAAGGAAGGCCGCCTGGAAACCCGCCTGCCGGCGCTCGGCAGCCACGAACTGGACGAGCTGGCCGGCGGCATCAACCGTATGGCGGAAGCCCTGCAGAGCGCGCAGGAGGAGATGCAGCACAATATCGACCAGGCCACCGAGGACGTGCGGCAGAACCTGGAGACCATCGAGATCCAGAACATCGAACTGGACCTGGCGCGCAAAGAGGCCCTGGAGGCGAGCCGGATCAAGTCCGAGTTCCTCGCCAACATGAGCCATGAGATCCGCACCCCGCTCAACGGCATCCTCGGCTTCACCAACCTGCTGCAGAAGAGCGAACTCACCTCGCGCCAGCAGGACTATCTCGGCACCATCCACAAGTCCGCCGAAAGCCTCTTGGGAATCATCAACGAGATCCTCGACTTCTCGAAGATCGAGGCCGGCAAACTGGTGCTGGAGAACATCCCCTTCAACCTGCGCGAACTGATTCAGGACACCCTGACCATCCTCGCCCCCGCCGCCCACGAAAAGCAGCTGGAACTGGTCAGCCTGATCTACCGCGACACCCCGCTGCAGCTGGTAGGCGACCCGCAACGCCTGAAGCAGGTGCTGACCAACCTGGTGAGCAACGCCATCAAGTTCACCCACGAAGGCAGCATCGCCGTGCGCGCCATGCTCGAAGACGAGAGCGACGACCGCGCGCAGCTGCGCATCAGTGTGCAGGACACCGGCGTCGGCCTCACCGACGCGGACCTGCGCGCCCTGTTCCAGGCCTTCAGCCAGGCCGACAACTCGCTGTCACGCCAGGCCGGCGGCACCGGGCTGGGACTGGTCATCTCCAAGCGCCTGATCGAGCAGATGGGCGGCGAGATCGGCGTCGACAGCAGCTCCGGCGAAGGGTCGGAATTCTGGATCAGCCTCAACCTGCCCAAGGCCCGCGACGACGGCGACGACCTGCTGCCGGCCCTCTCGGGCGGGCAGCGCGTGGCCCTCTACGAACCCCATGAACTGACCCGTACCGCACTGCACCACCAACTGGAGGACTGCGGGCTTGAGGTCAACGAATTCGCCGATCTGGCGGCGCTGGAACGAGCACTGGCGGTCGACCCACAAGGCAAGCCGCCGATCAGCCTGGCCCTGCTCGGCGTGACCTCCGCCACCCATCCGCCGGAATTGCTGCGGCAGTCCATTCGCGAACTCGAGCAGCACGGCTGCAAGAGCCTGGTGCTCTGCCCGACCATCGAACAGGCGCACTACAACGCGGTGCTGCCCGAATCCCAGGTACAGAGCAAACCGGCCTGCACGCGCAAGCTGCAGCAGGCGCTGAACGAACTGCTGCACCTGCGACCGACCCGCAAGGACAAGATCGTCAACGGGATGCTGGAGCGCGCACCGCACCTGCTGTGCGTCGACGACAACCCGGCCAACCTGCTGCTGGTGAAGACCCTGCTCGGCGACCTGGGCGCCCAGGTGGTGGCCGTCGACAGCGGCCAGGCCGCCGTGGACGCGGTTCAGCGCGAGCGCTTCGACCTGGTGTTCATGGACGTGCAGATGCCCGGCATGGACGGTCGCCAGGCCACCGACGCGATCCGCCACTGGGAAGCCGAGCGCGAAGTGAGCCCGGTACCGATCATCGCCCTCACCGCCCACGCCCTGGCCAACGAGAAGCGCGCCCTGCTGCAGGGCGGCATGGACGACTACCTGACCAAGCCCATCGACGAACGCCAGTTGGCCCAAGTGCTGCTGAAATGGACCGGGATGCGCCTGGGCGCACCGCGCACGGAGCCGCACGGCAGCGATTCGGGACTGAGTGCCCTGAGCGTGCTCGACGCCACCGAAGGCCTGCGCCTGGCCGCCGGCAAGGCGGAACTGGCCGCCGACATGCTCGGCATGCTGCTCGCCTCCCTGTCCGCCGACCGCCAGGTGATCCGCCAAGCACGCGAGCGCAATGACCGCAACACCCTGCTCGAACGCATCCACCGCCTGCACGGCGCCACCCGCTATTGCGGCGTGCCGATGCTGCGCGCCGCCTGCCAGCGCGCGGAGACGCTGCTCAAGCAGAACGACCCGGACGCCCCCTCCTCCCTGAACGAGCTCGACAATGCCATGGCCGAGCTGGCCAGGGTCACGGAAGACCTCGAGACAGAGGCCGACGCGGCGCTTCCGCAAGACACGCCCTGA